Proteins from a genomic interval of Xiphophorus maculatus strain JP 163 A chromosome 7, X_maculatus-5.0-male, whole genome shotgun sequence:
- the klhl41 gene encoding kelch-like protein 41, producing MDTQGLREDLRLFQSTLLQDGLKELLNENKLIDCVLKVGDRSIPSHRLILAACSPYFRELFFSVDGKEEDRKEVVLENLDPNVMEVIVNYLYSAEIDINDNNVQDIFTVANRFQIPSVFTVCVNYLQKSLTKKSCLAIYRLGLVLNCARLAMAARDYIADRFETIAKDEDFLDLAPPEIFAIIGTDALNVEKEEAVFEALMRWIRKDKEKRAKSLDEAFEYIRFRLLPEKYFKEKVEKDELIKADPELLKKIKVIKEAFAGKLPEKKKGSGDAEGDEGTLPGYLNNNRRYGMHAKDVIVMINDTAAVAYDGQENECFLAAMSERIPRNHVSLTTKKNNLYVLGGLFVDEENKENPLQCYFYQLDSLAAEWLALPPMPSPRCLFAMGEFENLIFAVAGKDLQSNESHDTVMCYDTEKMKWTETKKLPVKIHGHCVVSENGLVYCLGGKTDENKATNKMFAYNHKKSEWKEVASMKTPRSMFGAVIHKGKLIVAGGVNEDGLTAVCEAYDFGTNKWSPFTEFPQERSSINLVSCGGLLYAVGGFAMVENENKECAPTEVIDIWQYEEDSKQWSGMIREIRYAAGASCVSMRLNAARMPKL from the exons ATGGACACCCAAGGGCTTAGAGAGGACCTCCGTCTGTTTCAGAGCACTCTGTTGCAGGATGGACTCAAAGAGCTGCTGAATGAGAATAAGCTGATTGACTGTGTCCTAAAGGTTGGGGACAGAAGCATCCCCAGCCACCGGCTCATCCTGGCAGCATGCAGCCCATATTTCCGGGAGCTTTTCTTCTCTGTGGATGGCAAGGAAGAGGACAGAAAGGAGGTTGTTTTGGAGAACCTTGATCCTAATGTTATGGAGGTGATTGTGAATTACCTGTACTCGGCTGAGATCGACATCAACGACAACAACGTCCAGGACATCTTTACTGTTGCAAATCGCTTCCAGATCCCCTCAGTGTTCACGGTTTGCGTGAACTATCTGCAGAAGAGTCTCACCAAGAAGAGTTGCCTTGCCATCTACAGGCTGGGACTGGTGCTCAACTGTGCCAGGCTGGCCATGGCAGCAAGAGATTACATCGCCGATCGCTTCGAGACCATAGCCAAAGATGAGGATTTCTTAGATCTCGCCCCACCTGAGATCTTTGCCATCATTGGCACTGATGCGTTGAATGTTGAAAAAGAAGAAGCCGTGTTTGAGGCTCTCATGAGGTGGATCAGAAAGGATAAAGAAAAGAGAGCAAAATCCTTGGATGAGGCTTTTGAGTACATTCGCTTCCGTCTACTTCCAGAGAAGTACTTCAAGGAAAAAGTGGAGAAAGATGAGCTGATCAAGGCTGACCCAGAGCTCCTCAAAAAGATCAAAGTCATAAAGGAAGCATTTGCAGGGAAACTGCCCGAGAAGAAAAAGGGTTCTGGTGATGCTGAGGGAGACGAGGGGACGCTGCCAGGTTACCTGAACAACAATCGCAGGTATGGCATGCACGCTAAAGACGTGATCGTCATGATTAACGACACTGCTGCTGTGGCCTACGACGGCCAAGAGAACGAGTGCTTTCTTGCTGCAATGTCTGAACGAATTCCCCGAAACCATGTCAGCCTCACAACAAAGAAGAACAACCTGTACGTGCTAGGAGGACTGTTTGTAGACGAggagaataaagaaaatccactgCAGTGTTACTTCTACCAG CTGGACAGCCTTGCTGCTGAATGGCTAGCCCTGCCACCAATGCCGTCCCCCAGGTGTCTCTTCGCAATGGGGGAATTTGAAAACCTAATATTTGCTGTGGCGGGAAAAGACTTGCAGTCCAACGAGTCCCATGACACCGTTATGTGCTACGATACTGA aaaaatgaagtggacagaaacaaagaagctGCCTGTGAAAATCCACGGCCACTGCGTGGTCTCTGAGAATGGCTTGGTGTACTGCCTGGGAGGAAAAACCGATGAAAA TAAAGCAACCAATAAGATGTTTGCATACAACCACAAGAAGTCAGAGTGGAAGGAGGTTGCTTCCATGAAGACTCCTAGATCCATGTTCGGAGCAGTTATCCACAAGGGGAAGCTCATCGTTGCTGGGGGAGTCAATGAAGACGGACTGACGGCAGTGTGCGAAGCCTATGACTTTGGGACCAACAA GTGGTCGCCTTTCACAGAGTTTCCCCAGGAGAGGAGTTCAATCAACCTGGTGAGCTGTGGAGGGCTGCTGTACGCCGTGGGAGGCTTTGCCATGGTAGAGAACGAGAACAAGGAGTGTGCACCAACTGAAGTCATTGACATTTGGCA GTATGAAGAGGACTCCAAACAGTGGAGCGGCATGATCAGAGAAATACGTTACGCAGCTGGAGCCTCGTGTGTCTCCATGCGCTTGAATGCAGCCAGAATGCCCAAACTGTAA
- the fastkd1 gene encoding FAST kinase domain-containing protein 1, mitochondrial translates to MFRLQCVRPCLRRLLHQAVGSRDYVLEGLQVCSADVQVLDVVGKNRTKLTVEHVSCAVRMLWDFQKERPELLRTVHLIKCHPQFLTLRVLAENKISLMDDSTLVDMLYAFLRLNVEPHDSLVQQMVSEAWRRVDRLPMSSLSKFAVILNDQLLHSSPLMGHITNILDQKLSSIDNGRVLAALMVSVSNLVSTRLRDALISRAECLLDTVDPLNYNTPRRMVQFLRSIKYIHRPLLEKCNEIFMRNIPRLDAENISIILGLYQSLQFNNCDFRLAAKERLIELIDTSTDPHSFSKLFVALAPISSAEIRERLENTILLVADEFSAHQALAVVEALEEIQSRNFSLLNKIASVIQKKLHIYRSMEVARLTQALFLLHYQNPELFAALRTILVSFLQRSFYPYEVTMLTRVLSMLPSPRLDEDVVWHVDEVIAQCNLSELNTISFAIAKWIRTDPSYRHNTHSKYVRLLQRLSQCGRERLQTANRLDLVLDETKFAPGEWFEEMLLEETFVTLNRMIDQINSSNIADLAFFLTRTNRLHPSLMDRIASVAIEHIDEIHFSATYPTLLPFSVLNYEPAHVDELYEACIKRFTPHISSFDPHLLVLLAYCLALADHFPEELIREIFSIDFLGKLDCQLESLNDSLKMRTKQRLMELNRAVCLESPEFQVPWFHERYCQHLQKKVNGSVSPVQQQIHAMLGGVLGGINFVQAAVITPYFYTIHFECKLDKHLKPLSYSGPSTLQISERGKVLWDSNSLEKARDELPAGAHRIAIDFMDSKSFCKNSHHMKGEALMKRRHLEILGYRVVQIPHFEWNSMELSTPHAWKRYLRKKILG, encoded by the exons ATGTTCAGACTGCAGTGTGTGAGGCCCTGCCTTAGAAGACTCCTCCATCAGGCGGTGGGGAGTAGAGACTATGTCCTGGAGGGGCTGCAGGTTTGCTCCGCTGACGTTCAGGTGCTTGATGTGGTGGGGAAGAACAGAACCAAGCTGACTGTGGAACATGTGAGCTGTGCTGTGAGGATGCTGTGGGATTTTCAGAAGGAGAGACCTGAGCTGCTCAGGACTGTCCACCTCATCAAGTGCCACCCGCAGTTCCTGACCCTCCGGGTTTTGGCAGAGAATAAAATTTCTCTGATGGATGACTCAACACTGGTCGACATGCTTTATGCGTTCCTCAG GCTGAATGTGGAACCACATGACAGTCTTGTGCAACAGATGGTTTCAGAAGCTTGGCGAAGAGTAGACag acttCCTATGTCATCTCTGTCAAAGTTTGCAgtgattttaaatgatcagcTCCTCCATAGCAGTCCTCTCATGGGTCACATCACCAACATTTTGGACCAGAAGTTATCATCCATAGACAATGGCAG GGTCCTGGCGGCGCTGATGGTCAGCGTGTCGAACCTCGTGTCCACGCGGCTGCGGGACGCTCTAATCAGCAGAGCTGAATGTCTACTGGACACAGTCGATCCCCTGAATTACAACACTCCAAGAAGGATGGTTCAGTTTCTACGCAGCATCAAGTATATTCACCGACCCCTGTTGGAGAAGTGCAATGAGATTTTCATGCGCAACATTCCCAGACTGGATGCTGAGAACATCAGTATCATCTTGGGTCTATATCAGTCCCTTCAGTTCAACAACTGTGACTTCAGACTGGCAGCTAAAGAAAGGCTGATTGAGCTGATCGACACAAGCACAGACCCACACTCCTTCTCTAAACTTTTTGTCGCTCTGGCACCGATTAGCAGCGCAGAGATCAGAGAAAG GTTGGAGAACACCATCCTCCTGGTGGCAGATGAATTCAGCGCTCACCAAGCTTTGGCTGTCGTTGAAGCCCTGGAGGAGATTCAGAGCAGAAACTTTAGTTTACTGAACAA AATTGCATCAGTGATCCAGAAGAAGCTCCATATCTACAGATCGATGGAGGTGGCCCGGCTCACCCAGGCCCTGTTCCTGTTGCATTATCAGAACCCAGAACTCTTTGCTGCCCTCAGAACCATTTTGGTCAG CTTTTTGCAGCGCAGCTTCTACCCCTATGAGGTGACCATGCTGACCAGGGTGCTCTCCATGCTGCCCAGCCCACGCCTCGACGAGGACGTGGTCTGGCATGTGGACGAAGTGATAGCGCAGTGCAACCTCAGCGAGCTCAACACCATCTCCTTTGCCATTGCCAAGTGGATACGGACTGATCCGTCTTACCGACACAACACCCACAGCAAGTACGTCCGCCTGCTGCAGCGGCTGAGCCAATGCGGCCGCGAGAGGCTGCAGACGGCCAACCGGCTGGACCTGGTGCTGGACGAGACCAAATTCGCCCCAGGAGAGTGGTTCGAGGAGATGCTGCTGGAAGAGACGTTCGTCACGCTGAACAGGATGATCGATCAGATAAACTCGAGCAACATTGCTGACTTGGCCTTCTTCCTGACCAGAACCAATCGACTTCATCCTTCACTGATGGACAGAATTGCCAGTGTGGCCATAGAACACATTGACGAG ATTCACTTCTCAGCCACATACCCCACTCTTCTACCATTTTCTGTCCTGAATTATGAGCCTGCTCATGTAGATGAGCTTTATGAGGCTTGTATTAAGCGCTTCACTCCTCACATTA GCTCCTTTGACCCTCATCTGCTTGTCCTCCTGGCATATTGCTTGGCTCTAGCTGACCATTTTCCCGAAGAACTAATCAGAGAAATCTTCAGCATTGATTTTCTTGGAAAACTGGACTGCCAGCTGGAAA GCCTGAATGATTCCCTCAAGATGAGGACGAAACAGCGCCTCATGGAACTCAATCGGGCCGTGTGTCTGGAAAGTCCAGAGTTTCAGGTGCCGTGGTTTCACGAGCGTTACTGCCAGCATCTGCAAAAGAAAG tgAATGGCTCCGTCAGTCCAGTGCAGCAGCAGATCCACGCAATGTTGGGCGGGGTTCTTGGTGGCATTAACTTTGTCCAAGCAGCCGTCATCACACCGTATTTTTACACCATAC attttgaatgTAAACTAGACAAACACTTGAAGCCGTTGTCTTACTCTGGGCCGAGCACGTTGCAGATCTCAGAGAGAGGAAAGGTTCTGTGGGACTCAAATTCACTGGAAAAGGCCCGAGATGAGCTTCCAGCGGGAGCTCATCG cATCGCTATCGACTTCATGGATTCCAAGTCTTTCTGCAAAAACTCTCATCATATGAAAGGTGAAGCCTTAATGAAAAGGCGACACCTTGAGATTCTGGGATATCGTGTTGTTCAG ATTCCTCACTTTGAATGGAACTCCATGGAGCTTTCTACACCCCATGCATGGAAGAGGTATCTCAGAAAGAAAATCTTGGGATAA
- the ppig gene encoding peptidyl-prolyl cis-trans isomerase G: protein MGIKVRPRCFFDVGISNVLVGRIVVELFSDICPKTCENFRCLCTGEKGIGKGTQKPLHYKGCLFHRIVKDFMIQGGDFSEGNGRGGESIYGGFFEDESFGVKHNKDYLLSMANRGKDTNGSQFFITTKPAPHLDGVHVVFGHVISGQEVVQTMENQKTDPNSRPYAEVKILNCGELIPKSKGKKADKKREKASSSSSGGSSDSESSSDSSSGSEESEKESKKRKKEKKLKKKEKKSVEETAEEKEQEDEVTSTVRPEEIPPIPENRFLMRRSPPPAEKPNKEDEKDPRNKEDRSRQNAGLYNSQSPYQRRFQVTTRSGRKIKGRGPRRYRTPSRSRSRSRDRYRRSETPPHWRQEMQRQRMRAVTRERWIKGDKSDLIDAKDEETNAPKRERRTSDTKDEHTAEGKKEKKTRSHRSKSKEGGTAEKDEHHSKHKAKKKEKSRSRSGSREKSRRSKSREKANKHKSSDRRGRSRSKEGHKKEKDSEADQSKDKIKDKESDTKHKEEGKEKDQEKTKAKSASKERSSSRNRDKGKDEKTDKERARKRSRSKEREKRRRGTSREKDRRSRSPDRSKTRDRGRRSRSRSRRRDRSRERSSQRNDRSRDSTNRRRRHSSSRRSSSSSDSDRAEKRKSRKSPDSTKRKKSRDKRSPDSTKSRDRKDRKKSRSSSSSSSDSD, encoded by the exons ATGGGGATCAAGGTTCGCCCTCGTTGCTTCTTTGACGTCGGGATCAGTAATGTTCTAG TTGGCAGAATTGTGGTGGAGTTATTTTCAGACATCTGCCCCAAAACCTGTGAAAACTTTCGATGCCTCTGCACAG GCGAGAAAGGCATAGGCAAGGGAACTCAGAAGCCCCTGCACTACAAAGGATGCCTTTTCCATCGCATTGTGAAAGACTTCATGATTCAAGGAGGAGACTTCAGCGAAG GAAATGGAAGAGGAGGGGAATCCATCTATGGAGGCTTTTTTGAAG ATGAAAGCTTTGGTGTTAAACACAACAAAGATTATCTGCTGTCAATGGCCAATAGGGGCAAAGATACAAATGGGTCACAGTTTTTCAT AACAACAAAACCTGCACCTCATTTGGATGG TGTCCATGTGGTTTTTGGTCATGTCATTTCTGGCCAAGAAGTCGTTCAAACGATGGAGAACCAGAAAACGGACCCTAACAGCCGGCCGTACGCTGAAGTGAAAATTCTGAACTGCGGAGAGCTCATCCCAAAATCAAAAG GAAAGAAAGCagataaaaagagagagaaagccTCGTCCAGCTCCAGCGGTGGCTCATCTGACTCTGAAAGCTCCTCGGATTCTTCCTCAGGTTCAgaagaatctgaaaaagaaTCTAAGAAgcgaaagaaggaaaaaaaactaaaaaagaaggaaaagaa gtCTGTTGAGGAAACTGCTGAAGAGAAAGAACAAGAAGATGAGGTTACTTCCACTGTACGGCCTGAAGAAATCCCTCCCATCCCAGAGAACCGGTTCCTCATGAGGAGAAGTCCTCCACCAGCCGAGAAGCCAAACAAGGAGGACGAAAAGGACCCGAGGAATAAAGAGGACAGATCCAGACAGAA CGCTGGCTTATATAATTCTCAGTCACCATATCAGAGGCGATTTCAGGTTACCACTCGATCAGGAAGGAAGATAAAAGGGAGGGGACCGAGG AGGTACCGAACTCCATCACGTTCTCGTTCAAGATCTAGAGATCGATATCGGCGTAGTGAAACTCCTCCACACTGGCGCCAGGAGATGCAGCGTCAGAGGATGAGGGCAGTCACCAGAGAGCGATGGATTAAGGGGGACAA AAGTGACTTGATTGATGCTAAGGATGAAGAAACTAACGCTCCAAAACGAGAGAGAAGGACATCCGACACAAAAGATGAACACACGGCCGAgggcaaaaaggaaaagaaaactcGGTCGCACAGGTCTAAAAGCAAAGAGGGCGGTACTGCAGAGAAGGATGAGCATCACAGCAAgcacaaagcaaagaaaaaagaaaagtctcgCAGTCGCAGTGGAAGCAGAGAAAAGAGTAGAAGGTCTAAAAGCAGAGAGAAGGCCAATAAGCATAAAAGTAGTGACAGAAGAGGGCGCTCAAGGAGCAAAGAaggacataaaaaagaaaaagactcagAGGCAGATCAGAGTAAAGATAAAATTAAAGACAAGGAATCTGATACGAAGCATAAAGAAGAGGGTAAAGAAAAGGATCAGGAGAAAACAAAGGCAAAATCAGCAAGCAAGGAAAgatccagcagcagaaacagagacaaaggtaaagatgaaaaaacagaTAAGGAAAGGGCCAGAAAAAGAAGCAGGAGTAAGGAGAGGGAGAAACGGAGAAGAGGAACATCCAGGGAGAAGGACAGGCGGTCCAGAAGTCCAGACAGGAGTAAGACCAGAGACAGAGGCAGGCGCTCAAGAAGCAGAAGCCGTAGGAGAGACCGCAGCAGAGAAAGATCTTCTCAAAGAAATGACAGAAGCAGGGACTCTACCAACCGCAGGAGGCGACATAGCAGCAGcaggcgcagcagcagcagctccgaCAGTGATAGagcagaaaaaaggaagagCCGAAAAAGTCCTGAttctacaaaaagaaagaaatccagAGACAAGAGAAGCCCGGATAGTACAAAAAGCAGAGATAGAAAAGATCGCAAGAAAAGTCGGTCAAGCTCTAGTTCCAGCTCCGACAGCGACTGA
- the ccdc173 gene encoding coiled-coil domain-containing protein 173 isoform X2: MASMTPCDGSRRPFSKSGKRDKVSQPPALRKITILSQTGWHRIQDEMNGVDKEKERLREAAKHREALHLQSKEIVKRWPDTIVGQRQKKLEAKKIREEMEEEKRKEMAAEEARYKEEEQKEALTKARTQLYYQNDRVKGLNRALLHTEVLKEREAQTELRQMMKSATKDMDKKFLEIMTTTNSEALRKEQEKAVQKKLERQTVAEDLKNQIKANEFAREQQKLEMKKDAEETQQLQERYQWERRMESERQANQKRNLMNAHLDHLNNRALRKEQEAQKQKADEEQMKLFLSAKDQMTKLRKQREKELFSEVQQRRERILNKLAATQQEQATNDEQRIAKALAEWDARQAQLQLEEERKKSDMLKSIAAHRELLRKEKEHLDKTAEQETRDALQAKREADKIYAEKQQLKAEKMRKEQRKLHDFNVAQMAERSARLQQMKDDEQEFEAKNAKLSAEEELKFQQYSQHIIKAAAEAKRNLFPLYKATREGVGGGHGPVFSGVRPSYLVQDSSGAQMPRYVSITTESIRKLNEAGDIHEAKKRLGFTW, from the exons ATGGCGTCAATGACTCCGTGCGATGGGAGTCGGAGACCATTCAGTAAAAGCG GAAAGAGAGACAAAGTATCCCAGCCTCCAGCTCTCAGAAAAATCACCATCCTAAGCCAAACTGGCTGGCACAGGATTCAAGATGAAATGAACGGGGTCGATAAAGAAAAGGAGCGTCTTAGAGAGGCAGCCAAACACAGGGAGGCCCTACACCTGCAGTCAAAGGAAATTGTTAAGCGGTGGCCTGATACTATTGTT GGTCAAAGGCAAAAAAAGCTGGAGGCTAAAAAGATCCgagaggagatggaggaggaaaagaggaaagaaatggCTGCAGAGGAAGCCAGATACAAGGAAGAAGAGCAAAAAGAGGCCTTGACAAAAGCCAGAACTCAGCTGTATTATCAAAACGACCGGGTGAAAGGATTAAAC CGCGCACTCCTGCACACAGAGGTGCTGAAAGAGAGGGAGGCTCAAACAGAGCTCAGGCAAATGATGAAAAGTGCCACTAAAGACATGGATAAAAAGTTCCTGGAAATAATGACAACCACAAACAGTGAAGCCCTGAGGAAAGAGCAGGAAAAGGCTGTGCAAAAGAAGCTTGAGAGACAGACAGTAGCAGAAGACCTGAAAAACCA gataaAGGCCAACGAGTTTGCGCGGGAGCAACAGAAGCTGGAAATGAAGAAGGACGCTGAGGAAACCCAGCAACTTCAGGAGCGTTATCAGTGGGAGCGAAGAATGGAGTCCGAGCGGCAAGCAAACCAGAAGAGGAACCTCATGAACGCTCACCTG GATCATCTCAATAATAGGGCACTAAGAAAAGAGCAAGAGGCGCAAAAGCAGAAGGCTGACGAAGAGCAGATGAAACTCTTTCTTTCAGCCAAGGACCAAATGACAAAGCTAcggaaacaaagagagaaagagttATTTAG tgaAGTTCAGCAACGAAGAGAGAGGATTTTGAACAAGCTGGCAGCCACGCAGCAGGAGCAGGCTACGAACGACGAGCAGAGGATCGCTAAAGCTCTGGCTGAGTGGGATGCAAGACAGGCGCAactgcagctggaggaggaacgGAAGAAGTCTGACATGTTGAAGTCGATAGCTGCACACAGGGAGCTTTTG agaaaggaaaaggagCACTTGGATAAAACTGCAGAGCAGGAAACCCGAGATGCTCTGCAGGCAAAGAGAGAAGCCGACAAAATATATGCCGAGAAGCAACAACTGAAGGctgagaaaatgagaaaagaacaaagaaaattgCATGACTTCAATGTTGCACAGATG GCAGAAAGAAGCGCCAGACTTCAGCAGATGAAAGACGATGAACAAGAATTCGAAGCAAAGAACGCAAAGCTCAGCGCTGAAGAAGAACTCAAGTTTCAGCAGTATTCACAGCACATCATcaaggcagcagcagaggccaaGAGAAATTTGTTTCCACTTTACAAAGCCACGAGAGAAGGAGTGGGAGGTGGGCACGGTCCCGTTTTCAGTGGAGTTAGGCCCAGCTACCTCGTCCAGGACAGTTCTGGAGCTCAGATGCCCAGATACGTGTCCATCACCACAGAAAGCATCAGAAAGCTTAACGAGGCTGGAGACATTCACGAGGCAAAGAAGAGACTGGGCTTCACCTGGTga
- the ccdc173 gene encoding coiled-coil domain-containing protein 173 isoform X1 gives MASMTPCDGSRRPFSKSGKRDKVSQPPALRKITILSQTGWHRIQDEMNGVDKEKERLREAAKHREALHLQSKEIVKRWPDTIVGQRQKKLEAKKIREEMEEEKRKEMAAEEARYKEEEQKEALTKARTQLYYQNDRVKGLNRALLHTEVLKEREAQTELRQMMKSATKDMDKKFLEIMTTTNSEALRKEQEKAVQKKLERQTVAEDLKNQIKANEFAREQQKLEMKKDAEETQQLQERYQWERRMESERQANQKRNLMNAHLVNHKRQDCTFFASRFDSLFICTFCVPQDHLNNRALRKEQEAQKQKADEEQMKLFLSAKDQMTKLRKQREKELFSEVQQRRERILNKLAATQQEQATNDEQRIAKALAEWDARQAQLQLEEERKKSDMLKSIAAHRELLRKEKEHLDKTAEQETRDALQAKREADKIYAEKQQLKAEKMRKEQRKLHDFNVAQMAERSARLQQMKDDEQEFEAKNAKLSAEEELKFQQYSQHIIKAAAEAKRNLFPLYKATREGVGGGHGPVFSGVRPSYLVQDSSGAQMPRYVSITTESIRKLNEAGDIHEAKKRLGFTW, from the exons ATGGCGTCAATGACTCCGTGCGATGGGAGTCGGAGACCATTCAGTAAAAGCG GAAAGAGAGACAAAGTATCCCAGCCTCCAGCTCTCAGAAAAATCACCATCCTAAGCCAAACTGGCTGGCACAGGATTCAAGATGAAATGAACGGGGTCGATAAAGAAAAGGAGCGTCTTAGAGAGGCAGCCAAACACAGGGAGGCCCTACACCTGCAGTCAAAGGAAATTGTTAAGCGGTGGCCTGATACTATTGTT GGTCAAAGGCAAAAAAAGCTGGAGGCTAAAAAGATCCgagaggagatggaggaggaaaagaggaaagaaatggCTGCAGAGGAAGCCAGATACAAGGAAGAAGAGCAAAAAGAGGCCTTGACAAAAGCCAGAACTCAGCTGTATTATCAAAACGACCGGGTGAAAGGATTAAAC CGCGCACTCCTGCACACAGAGGTGCTGAAAGAGAGGGAGGCTCAAACAGAGCTCAGGCAAATGATGAAAAGTGCCACTAAAGACATGGATAAAAAGTTCCTGGAAATAATGACAACCACAAACAGTGAAGCCCTGAGGAAAGAGCAGGAAAAGGCTGTGCAAAAGAAGCTTGAGAGACAGACAGTAGCAGAAGACCTGAAAAACCA gataaAGGCCAACGAGTTTGCGCGGGAGCAACAGAAGCTGGAAATGAAGAAGGACGCTGAGGAAACCCAGCAACTTCAGGAGCGTTATCAGTGGGAGCGAAGAATGGAGTCCGAGCGGCAAGCAAACCAGAAGAGGAACCTCATGAACGCTCACCTGGTCAATCATAAAAGACAAGATTGTACATTCTTTGCATCCAGATTTGACAgtctgtttatttgtacattttgtgtCCCTCAGGATCATCTCAATAATAGGGCACTAAGAAAAGAGCAAGAGGCGCAAAAGCAGAAGGCTGACGAAGAGCAGATGAAACTCTTTCTTTCAGCCAAGGACCAAATGACAAAGCTAcggaaacaaagagagaaagagttATTTAG tgaAGTTCAGCAACGAAGAGAGAGGATTTTGAACAAGCTGGCAGCCACGCAGCAGGAGCAGGCTACGAACGACGAGCAGAGGATCGCTAAAGCTCTGGCTGAGTGGGATGCAAGACAGGCGCAactgcagctggaggaggaacgGAAGAAGTCTGACATGTTGAAGTCGATAGCTGCACACAGGGAGCTTTTG agaaaggaaaaggagCACTTGGATAAAACTGCAGAGCAGGAAACCCGAGATGCTCTGCAGGCAAAGAGAGAAGCCGACAAAATATATGCCGAGAAGCAACAACTGAAGGctgagaaaatgagaaaagaacaaagaaaattgCATGACTTCAATGTTGCACAGATG GCAGAAAGAAGCGCCAGACTTCAGCAGATGAAAGACGATGAACAAGAATTCGAAGCAAAGAACGCAAAGCTCAGCGCTGAAGAAGAACTCAAGTTTCAGCAGTATTCACAGCACATCATcaaggcagcagcagaggccaaGAGAAATTTGTTTCCACTTTACAAAGCCACGAGAGAAGGAGTGGGAGGTGGGCACGGTCCCGTTTTCAGTGGAGTTAGGCCCAGCTACCTCGTCCAGGACAGTTCTGGAGCTCAGATGCCCAGATACGTGTCCATCACCACAGAAAGCATCAGAAAGCTTAACGAGGCTGGAGACATTCACGAGGCAAAGAAGAGACTGGGCTTCACCTGGTga